A genomic segment from Pirellulales bacterium encodes:
- a CDS encoding cupin domain-containing protein, producing the protein MKTKHSQVVGADRSKSDPGPANPMLDDQNRDSIWPPSTDSKSLVETFKYPFSFGNKRTYEGGWSREVTVRELPVSKTMAGVNMRLTAGAFRELHWHTAGEWAIMLYGTARITAIDLDGKSFVADVGKNDLWFFPSGIPHSIQGLNPDGCEFMLVFDDGNFSESETVLLSDSMAHLPPEILAKNFAVKAEAFKNIPKGELFIFEADIPESLEADQKAAAGTRGKSPENFAFRTMEMPPTKKTKGGEARIVDSSNFKASTTAMALVTVHPGGLRELHWHPNADEWQYYISGKGRMTVVATGNKARTMDFQEGDVGYIQKTLLHYIENTGDTDLVFLETFGKVDRFQDLSFSEWLAHTPPEAVMAHLRIDKATYDAIPKNGGVIMPL; encoded by the coding sequence ATGAAAACGAAGCATTCCCAGGTAGTAGGAGCAGACCGCAGCAAAAGTGACCCCGGGCCGGCTAATCCGATGCTGGACGACCAGAATCGAGATTCCATCTGGCCACCCAGCACGGATTCCAAGAGCCTTGTCGAGACGTTCAAGTATCCGTTCTCCTTCGGCAACAAGCGCACGTATGAAGGCGGATGGTCACGCGAGGTGACGGTGCGGGAGCTTCCTGTTTCCAAAACCATGGCCGGCGTTAACATGAGACTGACCGCGGGGGCATTCCGCGAGCTTCATTGGCACACGGCAGGCGAATGGGCCATCATGCTTTACGGAACAGCACGGATTACGGCCATCGATTTGGACGGCAAAAGTTTCGTCGCCGACGTGGGCAAAAATGATCTTTGGTTCTTTCCGTCGGGAATCCCTCACTCCATTCAAGGCCTTAACCCCGACGGATGCGAGTTCATGCTCGTGTTTGACGACGGTAACTTTTCGGAGTCAGAGACTGTCCTGCTGAGCGACTCCATGGCGCATTTGCCGCCTGAGATATTGGCAAAAAATTTCGCGGTCAAAGCGGAAGCATTCAAGAATATTCCCAAGGGAGAATTGTTCATTTTCGAAGCGGATATCCCAGAATCACTTGAGGCCGACCAGAAAGCAGCGGCGGGCACACGTGGAAAGTCGCCCGAGAACTTTGCCTTTCGCACGATGGAAATGCCGCCGACGAAGAAAACAAAGGGCGGCGAGGCGCGCATCGTTGATTCAAGCAATTTCAAAGCCTCAACCACGGCGATGGCACTTGTCACAGTTCATCCGGGCGGGCTTAGGGAATTACACTGGCATCCAAATGCGGACGAGTGGCAGTACTACATTAGTGGCAAGGGACGAATGACCGTGGTGGCCACAGGCAACAAGGCTCGCACGATGGACTTTCAAGAGGGAGACGTCGGGTACATCCAGAAAACCTTGCTGCACTACATCGAGAACACAGGCGACACGGATCTGGTGTTCCTGGAGACGTTCGGCAAGGTCGATCGTTTTCAAGACCTTTCGTTCTCTGAATGGCTTGCTCATACTCCGCCGGAAGCGGTCATGGCGCACTTGCGCATCGATAAGGCCACTTACGACGCGATCCCCAAGAACGGCGGCGTGATCATGCCATTGTAG
- a CDS encoding response regulator transcription factor — MRPTAAVVRRGGKPKAAKREQIRLLVADDHVLILEGLTAAIGRQDDMRVVAKAADGREAVDLWKTHRPDVALLDLRMPKLNGVAVIREIRDEDVSARVIVQTTYDTDEEIYQAMRAGARAYLLKDAPLEELLDCIRKVHAGRTCIPPALGAKLAARVSGDALTSREIDVLKLLAKGRSNKEIGSDLFISEATVKSHVRNMFTKLRVMSRTEAIAAANQRGLLQL, encoded by the coding sequence ATGCGCCCCACAGCCGCTGTTGTTAGGCGCGGAGGGAAGCCGAAGGCCGCGAAACGCGAGCAGATTCGCCTGCTGGTAGCGGACGATCATGTGCTAATTCTGGAAGGCTTAACAGCGGCGATCGGCCGGCAGGATGATATGAGGGTCGTGGCGAAGGCGGCGGACGGACGGGAAGCCGTCGACCTTTGGAAGACGCATCGCCCGGATGTCGCTCTGCTTGATCTGCGAATGCCAAAGCTGAACGGCGTGGCCGTTATCAGAGAGATACGTGACGAGGACGTCTCTGCCCGCGTGATTGTGCAGACGACCTACGACACGGACGAGGAGATCTACCAGGCTATGCGGGCCGGCGCACGAGCGTACCTGCTAAAAGATGCGCCGCTGGAGGAATTGCTGGACTGCATTCGCAAGGTGCATGCCGGTCGAACCTGCATTCCGCCGGCATTGGGCGCGAAACTAGCGGCGCGCGTGAGCGGTGACGCCCTAACGAGTCGCGAGATAGATGTATTGAAGCTTCTGGCGAAGGGCCGAAGCAATAAGGAGATCGGCTCGGATTTGTTCATCAGTGAAGCAACGGTGAAGTCGCACGTCAGAAACATGTTCACGAAACTGCGTGTGATGAGCCGGACGGAGGCTATCGCCGCTGCAAACCAACGCGGCCTGCTTCAACTCTAG